The Geobacillus stearothermophilus ATCC 12980 genome contains a region encoding:
- a CDS encoding ECF transporter S component, with translation MGTTSKGLKLADILTTIVIAVVFGVIYKVWGPLYEVVKVFGFHADQLIYGMWFIASSLAYLLIRKPGVALLAEIAASSGELVMGSQWGLEVLIYGVVQGLFAELVFAAFRYRRFDVFVVSLSAVGATVGSLIMDFYKGYIEALAPWNMALFLLARFVGAVLISGVFAVSLAKALEKTGVTQMWRPVSKEDYDALNR, from the coding sequence ATGGGAACAACATCGAAAGGGTTGAAACTGGCCGATATTTTAACGACGATTGTCATTGCCGTTGTGTTCGGCGTCATTTACAAAGTGTGGGGGCCGTTGTATGAAGTGGTGAAAGTATTCGGGTTTCATGCCGATCAACTGATTTATGGCATGTGGTTTATCGCGTCGTCGCTTGCGTATTTGCTAATCCGCAAACCGGGGGTGGCGCTGCTTGCCGAGATCGCGGCTTCATCGGGCGAGTTGGTGATGGGGTCGCAGTGGGGGCTTGAGGTGTTGATTTATGGGGTTGTACAAGGGCTGTTTGCCGAGCTTGTCTTTGCGGCGTTCCGCTATCGGCGGTTTGACGTGTTTGTCGTGTCGCTCAGCGCCGTCGGCGCGACGGTCGGTTCGCTGATCATGGACTTTTACAAAGGATATATCGAGGCGCTCGCCCCGTGGAACATGGCGCTCTTTTTGCTGGCGCGTTTTGTCGGCGCCGTTCTTATCTCCGGCGTGTTCGCCGTTTCGTTGGCCAAGGCGCTTGAGAAAACCGGGGTGACGCAAATGTGGCGGCCGGTTTCCAAAGAGGACTATGATGCGCTGAACCGGTAA
- a CDS encoding ABC transporter ATP-binding protein has protein sequence MKQAIVIEQLRLKFPGHSDLLFRDLSLSVAAGEKVLLLGPSGCGKSTLLQVMAGIIPHSIDVPMKAGRLERPERWGYVFQDPDTQFCMPYADEEIAFALENRSVPRREMPARIRLLLDQVGLAIEPHTDIHTLSGGMKQRLALASVLALEPDVLFLDEPTALLDEEGTKAVWQAVRDVSRDKTVVIVEHKINHVLDFVDRIVLLGSDGCIIADGGAREVFSRYKDVMTAEGIWHPDVWEECGPIVRREERQEGEELIRLHRFRGFRGREVKISVPEAVVRAGEWIAVTGRNGAGKSTLLHGLMQLIRTEGEYTLFGEDIELRQPLYRHIAFVFQNPEFQFVTHTVRDELAYSLRLEGRSEEEINETVTRLLSAFGLDGKEEVHPYQLSVGQKRRLSVAASIVAGQRLFLLDEPTFGQDAKNTFALLAMLESYRRQGAAIIMVTHDEQIVRRFATRRWVVEDGALVRDERLAAVETVLAEGGTWR, from the coding sequence ATGAAGCAAGCCATTGTCATCGAACAGCTGCGCCTGAAGTTTCCAGGGCATAGCGACTTATTGTTCCGCGATTTGTCGCTGTCCGTTGCTGCCGGGGAGAAAGTGCTTCTCCTCGGCCCGTCTGGATGCGGCAAGTCGACGCTTTTGCAAGTGATGGCCGGCATCATTCCCCACTCGATCGACGTGCCGATGAAAGCCGGGCGCCTTGAGCGGCCGGAACGATGGGGATATGTGTTTCAAGATCCGGATACGCAGTTTTGCATGCCGTATGCCGATGAGGAAATCGCGTTTGCCCTCGAAAATCGAAGTGTGCCGCGCCGCGAGATGCCCGCCCGCATCCGCTTGCTGTTGGACCAAGTCGGGTTGGCGATCGAACCGCACACCGACATTCATACGCTTTCCGGCGGGATGAAGCAGCGGTTGGCGCTCGCTTCTGTTCTTGCGCTTGAGCCGGATGTTTTGTTTTTGGATGAGCCGACGGCTTTGCTCGATGAGGAAGGGACGAAAGCCGTATGGCAGGCGGTGCGGGATGTGAGCCGGGACAAAACGGTCGTCATCGTCGAGCATAAAATCAACCATGTTCTTGACTTCGTCGACCGGATTGTGTTGCTTGGCAGCGACGGGTGCATCATCGCCGATGGAGGAGCGAGGGAAGTATTTTCCCGATATAAGGACGTCATGACGGCGGAAGGCATTTGGCACCCGGACGTTTGGGAGGAATGCGGACCGATCGTGCGCCGGGAGGAAAGGCAGGAAGGCGAGGAGCTGATCCGCCTTCACCGTTTCCGCGGCTTTCGCGGCCGGGAGGTGAAAATCAGCGTACCGGAGGCGGTTGTGCGGGCGGGAGAATGGATCGCCGTCACCGGCCGAAACGGCGCGGGCAAAAGCACGCTTTTGCATGGGTTGATGCAACTGATTCGCACCGAAGGCGAATATACATTGTTCGGGGAGGATATCGAGCTCCGGCAGCCGCTTTACCGCCATATCGCGTTCGTGTTTCAAAATCCCGAATTTCAATTTGTCACCCATACTGTGCGCGATGAACTGGCGTATTCGCTGCGGCTTGAGGGGCGATCTGAAGAGGAAATCAATGAGACGGTCACCCGCCTGCTCAGCGCGTTTGGCCTTGACGGAAAGGAAGAAGTGCATCCGTACCAGCTGTCAGTCGGGCAAAAACGGCGGTTGAGCGTGGCTGCTTCGATCGTCGCCGGTCAACGCCTCTTTTTGCTTGATGAGCCGACATTTGGACAGGATGCGAAAAACACGTTTGCGTTGTTGGCGATGTTGGAGTCATACCGAAGGCAAGGGGCGGCGATCATCATGGTCACCCACGACGAACAAATTGTCCGTCGTTTTGCGACGAGACGATGGGTGGTGGAAGACGGAGCGCTTGTTCGCGATGAGCGCCTCGCTGCTGTGGAGACTGTATTGGCTGAAGGAGGAACATGGCGATGA
- a CDS encoding energy-coupling factor transporter transmembrane component T family protein: MNWDIQRRETWLYEANPSLKLIVLVMLFFAVLFIHNPNVLINLSLALFVLFCFGTGYPAKLLVWLFLPFFLIFVSTASSMMMFGEGTTTWFRWGLIHVTAESFWRGMHLGFRALSLGLLGLIFSLTTRPVQLFYSLMQQLKLKPKYAYSFLAAVRLLPIMIEEFQTVRYALRVRGVPNRGGLGKVKRYAIPLLAQSIRRAQRIAVAMEAKQFSNSGQRTFYYEIKFGKCDIWFVVLTVALLVAAYYAGVHYPYISVHDVR; the protein is encoded by the coding sequence ATGAACTGGGACATTCAGCGCCGTGAGACATGGCTTTATGAAGCGAACCCGAGTTTGAAGCTCATTGTGCTCGTCATGCTCTTTTTTGCGGTGTTGTTCATTCATAACCCGAACGTGCTCATCAATTTGTCGCTCGCCCTGTTCGTTTTGTTTTGCTTCGGCACCGGGTATCCAGCAAAGCTGCTTGTTTGGCTGTTTTTGCCGTTTTTCCTGATCTTTGTTTCCACTGCTTCATCGATGATGATGTTTGGCGAAGGGACGACAACGTGGTTTCGCTGGGGGCTCATCCACGTAACAGCGGAAAGCTTTTGGCGCGGCATGCATCTCGGATTTCGCGCCTTGTCGCTCGGGCTGTTAGGCTTGATTTTTTCCTTGACGACTCGGCCGGTGCAGCTGTTTTATTCGCTCATGCAGCAATTGAAGCTGAAACCGAAGTATGCGTACAGTTTTTTGGCGGCGGTCCGCCTGCTGCCGATCATGATTGAGGAGTTTCAAACGGTCCGGTATGCGCTGAGAGTGCGCGGCGTGCCAAACCGCGGCGGCCTTGGCAAAGTGAAGCGTTATGCCATCCCGCTTTTGGCACAAAGCATCCGCCGCGCCCAGCGCATCGCCGTGGCGATGGAGGCGAAACAATTTTCCAACAGCGGCCAGCGTACGTTTTATTATGAAATCAAGTTTGGCAAATGCGATATTTGGTTTGTCGTCTTGACCGTTGCGTTGTTGGTTGCCGCTTATTATGCGGGCGTCCATTACCCGTATATTTCAGTCCATGATGTAAGGTAG
- the tenI gene encoding thiazole tautomerase TenI, whose translation MGALHFISTGRQTADEFAAICARIHPYADAIHIREKEKTAREVAEFVTALLYTGVPPQKIIVNDRVDVAAVYGVGGVQIASHSLPVRAVRRSFPDLTVGCSVHSLTEAKQAEEDGAHFCLYGHMFPTASKPGLPPRSIDSLREMAASVCIPVIAIGGIHAGNACRVMEAGAAGVAVLSAVFLAPDPVVEARRLAQIVKGERKNGGTL comes from the coding sequence ATGGGGGCTCTTCACTTCATTTCCACCGGGCGGCAAACAGCCGACGAATTCGCGGCCATTTGTGCGCGTATCCATCCGTATGCGGATGCCATTCACATTCGCGAGAAAGAAAAAACGGCGCGCGAAGTGGCCGAGTTTGTCACCGCGCTGCTTTACACCGGGGTGCCGCCGCAAAAAATCATCGTCAATGACCGTGTTGACGTCGCGGCCGTCTACGGTGTCGGCGGGGTGCAGATCGCGTCTCACAGCTTGCCGGTGCGTGCCGTCCGCCGTTCGTTTCCGGACTTGACAGTCGGCTGTTCCGTGCACAGCCTGACGGAGGCGAAGCAGGCGGAAGAGGACGGCGCTCACTTTTGCCTGTACGGCCATATGTTTCCGACTGCCAGCAAGCCTGGATTGCCGCCGCGCAGCATCGATTCGTTGCGGGAGATGGCCGCGTCCGTCTGCATCCCGGTTATTGCGATCGGCGGCATTCATGCCGGCAACGCCTGCCGGGTGATGGAGGCCGGTGCCGCGGGAGTGGCGGTGTTATCGGCTGTCTTTTTAGCGCCTGATCCGGTTGTGGAAGCAAGACGTTTGGCGCAAATCGTGAAAGGGGAGAGGAAAAATGGGGGCACATTATGA
- the thiO gene encoding glycine oxidase ThiO, whose amino-acid sequence MGAHYDVVVVGGGVIGAATAFELAKRRHRVAIFEKGTMTGEASSAAAGMLGAQSEFAAPSPLIPLALQSRALVPALAAELRERTGIDIGLVEKGMLKVATNAEEAEELHHHYTFWKEMGETVHWLATEEALKLEPRLAGEALAGAMYIPGDGQVSAPDLAAALVSAAVSAGAHLYEHTEVFDIRSDVGGHTVETASGTFAAAAVVIASGAWAARLGAALELPLFVFPVKGECIMVRTPTPLVQMTVFAKNGCYIVPKRGNRLLIGATSTPGTYDRRVSIAGVMSLLRRAARVLPDVEQAEWVKAWSGIRPQTKDGLPYIGEHPKRRGIFVAAGHYRNGILLSPLTGRLLADLVERKEPAFDLSPFSLTRHAEEKVGVE is encoded by the coding sequence ATGGGGGCACATTATGATGTCGTCGTTGTCGGCGGTGGGGTGATCGGGGCGGCGACAGCTTTTGAGCTCGCCAAACGGCGGCACCGCGTGGCGATTTTCGAAAAAGGAACAATGACCGGCGAAGCGTCAAGCGCGGCGGCCGGTATGCTGGGGGCGCAATCGGAGTTCGCCGCGCCGAGTCCGCTCATCCCGCTCGCCCTGCAAAGCCGGGCGCTCGTGCCGGCGCTCGCTGCGGAATTGCGGGAGAGAACCGGTATTGACATCGGACTTGTCGAAAAAGGAATGCTCAAAGTTGCGACGAATGCGGAAGAAGCGGAGGAGTTGCACCACCATTATACATTTTGGAAGGAAATGGGTGAGACAGTTCACTGGCTGGCGACAGAAGAAGCGCTTAAGCTGGAGCCGCGTCTTGCGGGCGAGGCGCTGGCCGGCGCCATGTACATTCCCGGAGACGGGCAAGTGAGCGCCCCGGATTTGGCTGCCGCTCTTGTTTCAGCCGCTGTCTCCGCCGGTGCGCATTTGTATGAGCATACGGAAGTGTTTGACATTCGTTCGGATGTCGGCGGGCATACCGTGGAAACAGCGAGCGGAACTTTCGCCGCTGCCGCTGTCGTGATCGCCTCGGGCGCCTGGGCGGCGCGTCTGGGGGCCGCGCTCGAGCTGCCGCTTTTTGTATTCCCGGTCAAGGGGGAATGCATCATGGTGCGTACGCCAACCCCGCTCGTGCAAATGACGGTGTTTGCGAAAAATGGCTGTTACATCGTGCCGAAGCGCGGCAACCGGCTGCTGATCGGTGCGACGTCCACGCCGGGGACGTACGACCGGCGCGTGTCAATCGCGGGGGTGATGAGCCTGCTTCGCCGTGCCGCCCGTGTGCTTCCAGATGTCGAACAGGCAGAATGGGTGAAGGCATGGAGCGGTATCCGACCGCAAACGAAAGACGGTTTGCCCTATATCGGCGAGCATCCAAAGCGGCGCGGGATATTTGTCGCTGCCGGCCATTACCGGAACGGCATTTTGCTTAGCCCGCTCACCGGCCGGCTGCTTGCCGACCTAGTAGAGCGGAAAGAGCCGGCGTTTGACTTGTCACCGTTTTCATTAACGCGTCACGCGGAAGAAAAGGTGGGGGTTGAATGA
- the thiS gene encoding sulfur carrier protein ThiS → MNLVINGENVAVPDEVKTVSDLLAHFRLDQKLAIVEVNVRIIQKHEYAVTALADGDRVEIVHFVGGG, encoded by the coding sequence ATGAATTTAGTCATTAATGGCGAGAACGTTGCCGTGCCGGACGAAGTGAAAACGGTCAGCGATTTGCTCGCCCATTTTCGACTTGATCAAAAGCTGGCCATTGTCGAAGTCAATGTTCGCATTATTCAAAAGCATGAATACGCGGTGACGGCGTTGGCGGACGGCGACCGCGTCGAAATTGTTCATTTTGTAGGAGGCGGTTGA
- a CDS encoding thiazole synthase: protein MLKIGPYEFSSRLLLGTGKYPSLEVQKEAVEASGAEILTFAVRRMNIFAPEQPNFLEQLDLSRYKLLPNTAGAKTAEEAVRIARLAKASGLCDMIKVEVIGCDKTLLPDPVETLKAAEMLLEEGFIVLPYTSDDVVLAKRLQELGCHAVMPGASPIGSGQGILNPLNLSFIIEQATVPVIVDAGIGGPADAALAMELGADGVLLNTAVSGAADPVKMAKAMKLAVEAGRLGYEAGRIPKKRYASASSPTEGMSVV, encoded by the coding sequence ATGCTGAAAATTGGTCCGTATGAATTCTCTTCGCGGTTGTTGCTCGGGACGGGCAAATATCCGAGCCTTGAGGTGCAAAAAGAAGCGGTGGAAGCATCCGGCGCAGAAATTTTGACCTTTGCCGTCCGGCGAATGAACATTTTTGCGCCGGAGCAGCCGAATTTTTTAGAGCAGCTTGATTTAAGCCGATATAAGCTTCTGCCCAATACCGCCGGGGCAAAAACGGCTGAGGAAGCGGTCCGCATCGCCCGACTGGCCAAAGCATCGGGGCTATGTGATATGATTAAGGTAGAAGTGATCGGCTGCGACAAAACGCTTCTTCCCGACCCGGTTGAGACGTTAAAAGCAGCGGAAATGCTGCTGGAAGAAGGGTTTATCGTCTTGCCGTACACGTCTGATGACGTCGTGCTCGCCAAGCGCTTGCAAGAGCTTGGCTGCCATGCCGTCATGCCGGGGGCATCGCCGATCGGGTCCGGGCAAGGCATCCTTAACCCGCTCAATTTGAGCTTTATCATCGAGCAAGCGACCGTGCCGGTGATCGTCGATGCCGGCATCGGCGGGCCGGCCGATGCGGCGCTGGCGATGGAGCTTGGCGCGGATGGGGTGCTGTTGAATACGGCCGTGTCCGGCGCAGCTGATCCCGTAAAAATGGCAAAAGCGATGAAGCTGGCGGTGGAAGCGGGACGGCTCGGTTATGAAGCCGGGCGCATCCCGAAAAAACGATACGCGTCAGCAAGCAGCCCAACGGAAGGAATGAGTGTTGTTTGA
- a CDS encoding thiazole biosynthesis adenylyltransferase ThiF, which translates to MNERYSRQQLFAPIGEEGQKKIREKHVVLIGAGALGTGNAEALVRAGIGKLTIIDRDYVEWSNLQRQQLYSEVDAKERLPKAIAAKRRLERINSEVKIDAIVGEADAEQLESLAVEQRPDLLIDATDNFDARMIINDVAYKYGIPWIYGACVGSYGLSYAFIPGRTPCLYCLLETVPQGGLTCDTAGIISPAVQMVVSYQVAEALKVLVEDWAALRGKLVSFDLWTNEYAAIRIDAVKRDDCPTCGHRPSYPFLSYEHQTKTAVLCGRDSVQIRPSSRRQYDVNELASLFRRQGLRAEANPYLVSVSLGAKRLVVFADGRALVHGTKDVNEAKTIYYRYLG; encoded by the coding sequence TTGAATGAACGGTATTCCCGGCAACAACTATTTGCGCCGATTGGCGAGGAAGGGCAAAAGAAAATACGGGAAAAGCACGTCGTCTTAATCGGCGCCGGAGCGCTCGGCACAGGAAACGCCGAAGCGCTCGTGCGCGCCGGCATTGGCAAACTGACGATCATTGACCGCGATTATGTCGAATGGAGCAACTTGCAGCGCCAACAGCTTTACAGCGAAGTGGATGCGAAAGAGCGGCTGCCGAAGGCGATCGCGGCCAAGCGGCGGCTCGAGCGAATCAACAGCGAGGTCAAGATCGACGCGATAGTCGGTGAGGCTGACGCCGAACAGTTGGAATCATTGGCTGTCGAACAGCGGCCCGACCTATTGATCGATGCGACGGACAACTTCGATGCGCGCATGATCATCAATGATGTTGCCTACAAATATGGCATTCCGTGGATTTACGGCGCCTGCGTCGGCAGCTATGGATTAAGTTACGCGTTTATTCCCGGACGTACCCCATGTTTATATTGCTTGCTTGAAACGGTGCCGCAAGGGGGATTGACATGCGACACGGCCGGCATTATCAGTCCGGCAGTGCAGATGGTCGTCAGTTACCAAGTGGCTGAGGCGTTGAAAGTTTTAGTCGAGGACTGGGCCGCGCTGCGCGGCAAGCTCGTTTCGTTTGATCTTTGGACGAATGAATACGCAGCGATTCGCATTGACGCGGTCAAAAGAGACGACTGTCCGACGTGCGGACATCGTCCATCTTATCCGTTTCTTTCTTATGAACATCAGACGAAGACCGCTGTGCTGTGCGGGCGCGACTCAGTGCAAATTCGACCGTCTTCCCGGCGCCAGTACGATGTAAACGAATTGGCATCTCTTTTTCGCCGCCAAGGGCTCCGGGCCGAAGCGAATCCGTATCTCGTCTCCGTATCGCTCGGCGCCAAGCGGCTTGTCGTATTCGCCGACGGGCGCGCGCTTGTGCACGGCACAAAGGATGTGAACGAGGCGAAAACGATTTATTACCGTTATTTAGGATGA
- a CDS encoding hemolysin family protein: protein MEEWPLRLFGWFFLFLLANALFASAEAAFSSASKARLKHYAEEHSNNKRLQAVVGHLDRALLALAMASRLTGIIAVALFIEIAASLLGEQTGLFVAIAVMTVLSVVFGEILPKSMAKEYAEPLAIRYAGLAYGLMKLMVPITALFQALKERMTRRFANGAAVPAVTEEDIKVMVELSEEEGVIDNKEKELIQRSLDFDEILVGEIFTPRADMVAVEINQPIEEIRDVFLEEKYSRIPVYEGDIDNVIGILSESDFFSELVQKRDVCVRELLRQPLFVVESMKVSDLLPELQKSKVHMAIVVDEFGGTAGLITLEDILEQIVGEIWDEHDEAVKTVRQIDEHSFEFSAELPLDEFCEVMNIDVPESESHTLGGWIFEMFERIPAVGETLQYGPLTLTVRQVDNRRIRKVLVSLSQQPLAEQAGGV from the coding sequence TTGGAAGAGTGGCCGTTAAGGTTGTTCGGTTGGTTTTTCCTTTTCTTGCTCGCGAACGCATTGTTTGCATCGGCTGAGGCGGCGTTTTCATCCGCCAGCAAAGCCCGGTTAAAACACTACGCGGAAGAGCATTCAAACAACAAGCGGCTTCAAGCAGTGGTCGGGCATCTTGACCGTGCATTGTTAGCGCTTGCTATGGCCAGCCGTCTAACAGGCATCATCGCGGTGGCGCTATTTATCGAGATCGCTGCTTCTCTGCTTGGGGAGCAGACCGGTTTATTTGTCGCCATTGCGGTCATGACCGTTTTGTCTGTCGTCTTCGGTGAAATTTTGCCAAAATCGATGGCGAAAGAGTACGCGGAGCCGCTCGCCATCCGGTATGCCGGCCTGGCCTATGGGCTGATGAAGCTCATGGTGCCGATTACGGCATTGTTTCAAGCCCTGAAAGAGCGTATGACCCGGCGATTCGCCAACGGGGCTGCCGTGCCGGCCGTCACGGAGGAAGATATTAAGGTGATGGTCGAGCTGAGCGAAGAAGAAGGGGTTATCGACAACAAGGAAAAAGAGCTGATTCAACGTTCGCTCGATTTTGATGAAATTTTAGTCGGAGAAATTTTTACGCCGCGCGCCGATATGGTGGCGGTCGAGATCAACCAGCCGATTGAAGAGATTCGCGATGTATTTTTGGAGGAAAAATATTCCCGAATCCCGGTCTATGAAGGGGATATTGACAACGTAATCGGCATTTTGTCGGAAAGTGACTTTTTCAGCGAACTTGTCCAAAAGCGTGACGTGTGCGTCCGCGAGCTGTTGCGCCAGCCGCTGTTTGTCGTCGAATCGATGAAAGTGTCCGATTTGCTGCCGGAGCTGCAAAAAAGCAAAGTGCATATGGCGATCGTTGTTGACGAGTTCGGCGGCACGGCCGGCTTGATTACGCTTGAGGATATTCTTGAGCAAATCGTCGGCGAAATATGGGATGAGCATGATGAAGCGGTAAAAACCGTGCGTCAAATCGATGAACATAGTTTTGAATTCAGCGCTGAACTGCCGCTTGACGAATTTTGCGAAGTGATGAACATCGACGTGCCGGAAAGTGAATCGCATACGTTGGGTGGCTGGATTTTTGAAATGTTTGAGCGCATTCCGGCGGTCGGCGAAACGTTGCAATACGGCCCGCTGACGTTGACCGTCCGCCAAGTCGACAACCGTCGCATCCGCAAAGTGCTTGTTTCCTTGAGCCAGCAACCGCTCGCCGAGCAGGCGGGGGGCGTCTAG
- a CDS encoding alpha/beta-type small acid-soluble spore protein yields MARNNNNNQLLVAGAQQAIDQMKYEIAQEFGVNLGADTTSRANGSVGGEITKRLVAMAQQQLGGQFGNIQ; encoded by the coding sequence ATGGCACGCAACAACAACAATAACCAACTGCTCGTCGCTGGTGCCCAACAAGCGATCGACCAAATGAAGTACGAAATCGCCCAAGAATTTGGTGTAAACCTTGGCGCTGACACGACTTCGCGCGCAAACGGTTCGGTCGGCGGGGAAATTACCAAACGCCTTGTAGCGATGGCTCAACAACAACTCGGCGGCCAATTCGGCAACATTCAATAA